Proteins from one Desulfonema limicola genomic window:
- the bamA gene encoding outer membrane protein assembly factor BamA — protein sequence MLKNLRFFYIVFICFIPCTIYALETVQVVVLPFEINAPDGREYLKEQLPRVISSYLKQEGAVVLDPGIQADASWKDDLKNAGGIRKFGIERGADYVIWGSLTRIGNIISIDSRMISTMDNSLPFVFFAEGKGIENLSITVKELVRKFSLKLFTRERVAEIVIKGNKRIESDAVKRIIKTKQGDVFLARSLSEDMKAVYKMGYFEDIRIESEESPNGKIITFNLKEKPTIRRINFSGNKLYDDNEISGSLTIKTGSVVNIFTIQNNISRIESLYKEKNYHNVKAAYKIIPVDNNQADIEFTIDEGEKIRIKKIDFIGNNSYTSKELKKVMKSSEKGFWSWLTSSGELNREDLEQDAARLTAWYQNNGYIEARIGDPELEFKDNWIYITIKIVEGSRYKVGQVSIKGDIIKSEKELFDKLEISSQEYYNREILRTDILKLSDIYSDEGYAYVDIIPGIKTNPGTLTVDLTYEIKKGRKVYFEAIQISGNTKTREKVIRRQLAVYEKGLYSGSLLKRSVRNLHRLDYFEDVKVNTSKGSDDDQMILKIGLAEKPTGTFSFGGGYSSTENLFAMASITQRNLFGLGQILQLKAEVGGTSTRFTTSFTEPWLFDIPLTAGFDLYNWERDYDTYDKDSIGGAVRFGYPVYDYTTAYLTYRYDIGNIENITDDASKEVKDLEGENITSSIAATLRYDSRDKVFSPTEGSNHSISIEYAGIGGNIGFTKYLGEVGHYFPLFWGTVGFARAKAGYVRENSGKTLPDYEKFYMGGINTLRGFDWRDISLRDEDDIRVGGYKFVQFNAEYLFPLIKEAGVTGVIFFDTGNVFGRSDDIQWNELRESAGGGIRWYSPMGPIRIEYGFVLDREDGEEGGRWEFAMGNTF from the coding sequence ATGTTAAAAAATTTAAGATTTTTTTATATTGTTTTTATATGTTTTATTCCCTGTACCATATATGCTCTGGAAACTGTCCAGGTAGTGGTATTGCCTTTTGAGATTAATGCTCCTGACGGCAGGGAATATTTAAAGGAGCAGCTTCCCAGAGTTATTAGTTCATATCTTAAGCAGGAAGGGGCAGTAGTACTGGATCCAGGCATCCAGGCTGATGCTTCCTGGAAAGATGATCTTAAAAATGCAGGAGGTATCAGGAAATTTGGAATTGAACGGGGTGCAGATTATGTTATCTGGGGAAGCCTTACCCGTATCGGCAATATAATAAGTATAGATTCCAGGATGATATCAACTATGGATAATTCACTTCCTTTTGTATTTTTTGCTGAAGGAAAAGGGATTGAAAATCTTTCAATAACAGTTAAAGAACTTGTTCGGAAGTTCAGCTTGAAATTATTCACAAGAGAACGTGTTGCAGAAATCGTAATAAAGGGCAATAAGCGGATTGAATCAGATGCTGTTAAAAGAATTATCAAAACAAAACAAGGGGATGTTTTTCTTGCCCGAAGTCTTTCTGAAGATATGAAAGCAGTATATAAAATGGGATATTTTGAAGATATTCGCATTGAATCCGAGGAAAGTCCAAATGGAAAGATCATTACCTTTAATCTTAAAGAAAAACCCACTATCCGAAGGATTAATTTTTCAGGCAACAAGCTTTATGATGATAATGAAATAAGCGGGAGCCTGACAATAAAAACAGGTTCTGTCGTAAATATCTTTACCATACAAAATAATATCAGCCGCATAGAATCCCTTTATAAAGAAAAAAATTATCATAATGTCAAAGCTGCTTATAAAATAATCCCTGTTGATAATAACCAGGCTGATATTGAATTTACTATTGATGAAGGGGAAAAAATCCGTATTAAAAAAATTGATTTTATAGGAAATAATTCTTACACATCCAAAGAATTAAAAAAAGTGATGAAATCATCTGAAAAAGGATTCTGGTCATGGCTGACTTCATCAGGCGAGCTTAACAGGGAAGACCTGGAACAGGATGCTGCCAGACTGACTGCCTGGTATCAGAACAACGGCTATATTGAAGCCAGGATAGGGGATCCGGAGTTAGAATTCAAGGATAACTGGATTTATATAACCATAAAAATAGTTGAAGGTTCACGCTATAAGGTGGGACAGGTTTCCATAAAAGGGGATATTATAAAATCTGAAAAAGAGCTTTTTGATAAATTGGAAATATCAAGCCAGGAATATTATAATCGGGAGATTTTGCGTACTGACATACTCAAGCTTTCAGATATTTATTCAGATGAAGGATATGCTTATGTGGATATAATACCTGGAATAAAAACAAATCCAGGTACTTTGACTGTTGATCTTACCTATGAAATAAAAAAAGGCAGAAAGGTGTATTTTGAGGCAATTCAAATCAGCGGCAATACCAAAACCAGGGAAAAGGTAATCCGCCGTCAATTGGCAGTATATGAAAAAGGATTATACAGCGGCAGCCTTCTTAAAAGAAGTGTAAGAAATCTGCACAGGCTTGATTATTTTGAAGATGTTAAGGTTAATACATCCAAAGGCAGTGATGACGACCAGATGATTTTAAAGATCGGTCTTGCAGAAAAACCCACAGGTACTTTCAGTTTTGGAGGCGGCTACAGCAGTACTGAAAATCTTTTTGCAATGGCATCCATAACCCAGAGGAATCTTTTCGGCCTGGGCCAGATTCTCCAGCTTAAAGCAGAGGTAGGGGGAACCTCAACCCGTTTTACTACAAGTTTTACAGAACCCTGGCTTTTTGACATTCCCCTTACAGCAGGGTTTGATCTTTACAATTGGGAACGTGATTATGATACCTATGATAAAGACAGTATTGGAGGTGCTGTAAGATTCGGCTATCCGGTTTATGACTATACGACCGCTTATCTTACATACAGGTATGATATTGGAAATATTGAAAACATAACTGATGATGCTTCAAAAGAGGTTAAAGACCTTGAAGGCGAGAATATAACCAGCAGTATTGCAGCAACACTTCGTTATGATTCAAGGGATAAGGTATTCAGCCCCACTGAAGGAAGCAATCACAGTATTTCAATTGAATATGCAGGTATTGGAGGAAATATTGGATTTACAAAATACCTGGGTGAAGTGGGGCATTATTTTCCTTTATTCTGGGGCACAGTTGGCTTTGCCAGGGCTAAGGCCGGATATGTCAGGGAAAACAGCGGTAAAACTCTTCCTGATTATGAAAAGTTCTATATGGGCGGCATTAATACGCTCAGGGGATTTGACTGGAGGGATATAAGCCTGAGAGATGAAGATGATATCCGGGTCGGGGGGTACAAATTTGTGCAGTTTAATGCAGAATATTTGTTTCCTTTAATTAAAGAGGCTGGAGTAACAGGGGTTATTTTCTTTGATACAGGAAATGTTTTTGGCAGGTCTGATGATATTCAATGGAATGAATTAAGAGAAAGTGCAGGGGGAGGAATCAGGTGGTATTCTCCCATGGGTCCCATACGGATTGAATATGGTTTTGTCCTTGACCGCGAGGATGGTGAAGAAGGTGGCCGCTGGGAATTTGCAATGGGTAACACTTTTTAA
- a CDS encoding ABC transporter ATP-binding protein, with protein MDKTIIRKNNSDLFPLIDLKGICKGFDGSDERLDILRDLDFTIDKGESAAIVGASGIGKSTFLHIMGTLDRPDKGKMLFNNEDVFAFDNEKLAKFRNSSIGFVFQFHHLLPEFTAVENTMMPLLINGWKKKQAVETASELLKRVGLETRINHRVNELSGGEQQRVALARALVLKPLVLLADEPTGNLDKRNSEKIHELLSELNKEFHMTLVVVTHSTELAAYMSRSVTLLDGQLFETN; from the coding sequence ATGGATAAGACAATTATACGCAAAAATAATTCTGACTTATTTCCTCTTATAGACCTTAAAGGTATATGCAAGGGATTTGACGGGAGTGATGAACGGCTTGATATTTTAAGAGATCTGGATTTTACCATAGACAAAGGGGAGTCTGCTGCAATTGTAGGAGCATCTGGTATTGGCAAATCTACATTCCTTCATATTATGGGAACCCTGGACAGGCCTGACAAAGGAAAAATGCTGTTTAATAATGAAGATGTTTTTGCTTTTGATAATGAAAAACTTGCAAAATTCAGAAACAGCTCAATTGGCTTTGTTTTCCAGTTCCATCATCTCCTGCCTGAATTTACTGCTGTTGAAAATACCATGATGCCCCTGCTTATAAATGGATGGAAAAAAAAACAAGCTGTTGAAACAGCATCAGAACTTTTAAAAAGAGTAGGGCTTGAAACCAGGATCAACCACAGGGTAAACGAGCTTTCAGGAGGTGAGCAGCAAAGGGTTGCTCTTGCCCGTGCCCTTGTTTTAAAGCCTTTGGTACTTCTTGCTGATGAACCCACAGGAAATCTGGATAAAAGAAACAGCGAAAAAATACACGAGCTGCTAAGTGAGTTAAATAAAGAATTTCACATGACATTGGTTGTGGTTACACACAGCACGGAACTTGCTGCATATATGTCCCGCAGTGTAACCCTTTTGGACGGACAACTATTTGAAACAAATTGA
- a CDS encoding ABC transporter permease has translation MYEYDSAMAYISLDQAQKILRMGKKITGIQIRLKNIDHAPNIGKKILAHLGDSYKSKDWMQMNLNFFSALKLEKTAMFVILSLIVLVAAFNIASSLTMIVMEKTRDIAILKTMGATDKSIRKIFIFKGMAIGSTGTALGVSLGGLLCFLLSRYKFISLPPSIYYITELPVQLEFFDVFIIAVSAVIICFLATLIPSTQASSLDPIEAIRYG, from the coding sequence ATGTATGAATATGACAGTGCAATGGCATATATCAGCCTGGATCAGGCTCAAAAGATTCTGCGTATGGGAAAAAAGATTACAGGTATTCAAATCAGGTTAAAAAATATTGACCATGCTCCAAATATTGGAAAAAAGATTTTAGCGCATTTAGGGGATTCATATAAATCAAAAGACTGGATGCAGATGAATCTGAACTTTTTTTCAGCTCTTAAACTGGAAAAAACAGCCATGTTTGTTATCCTGAGTCTGATAGTCCTTGTTGCTGCATTTAATATTGCAAGCTCTCTTACCATGATAGTTATGGAAAAAACCCGTGATATTGCCATTTTAAAAACTATGGGGGCAACAGATAAGAGCATCAGGAAGATATTTATATTCAAAGGCATGGCTATTGGATCCACTGGAACAGCTTTAGGCGTATCCCTGGGTGGATTATTATGTTTTTTGTTAAGCAGATATAAATTTATCAGCCTTCCGCCAAGTATCTACTATATTACCGAACTTCCTGTACAGCTTGAATTTTTTGATGTATTTATTATTGCTGTTTCTGCAGTAATCATATGTTTTCTTGCCACACTTATTCCTTCCACCCAGGCATCATCCCTTGATCCTATTGAGGCAATCCGTTATGGATAA
- a CDS encoding ABC transporter permease: MSFEYFIGLRYLRSSQGQGFISLITLLSVAGVALGVMALIVVIAVMAGFESDLKSRILGVESHLIINRNQEDFTDYKPVLDYITTIDGVESAAPYIYSQTMLRSSRSVYGSVLRGIDPGHPVKIPGSFDKKILDKMSGTDMNAGIPGIILGKDLALNLGVFQGDFLYLVSPAGIVSPVGYMPSMKNLK, from the coding sequence ATGTCTTTTGAATACTTTATAGGCCTCCGATATTTAAGATCAAGCCAGGGCCAGGGTTTTATTTCCCTGATTACTCTTCTTTCTGTTGCAGGGGTTGCACTTGGGGTAATGGCTCTTATCGTGGTTATTGCAGTTATGGCAGGATTTGAGTCTGATCTCAAGTCTCGTATTCTCGGAGTTGAATCCCATTTGATCATAAATCGAAACCAGGAAGATTTTACAGATTACAAACCTGTTCTTGATTATATAACAACAATTGACGGGGTTGAATCTGCTGCTCCATATATTTACAGCCAGACCATGCTCCGTTCATCCAGAAGTGTTTATGGTTCTGTTCTCAGGGGTATTGATCCCGGCCATCCTGTTAAGATACCCGGCAGTTTTGATAAAAAGATACTGGACAAGATGTCAGGGACTGATATGAATGCTGGTATTCCAGGTATTATTCTGGGTAAAGACCTTGCATTAAATCTTGGGGTTTTTCAAGGAGATTTTCTTTATCTTGTATCTCCTGCAGGTATTGTTTCACCGGTAGGATATATGCCGTCTATGAAAAATTTAAAGTAA
- the lysS gene encoding lysine--tRNA ligase: protein MEKTKDVIEQRREKISELKDKNINLFPNGFIVSHTVKDIQAAIETNCDSLTDESPVFVVSGRMMAINRFGKSSFIRFRDRTGQLQAYIRKDKVGDDAYALFKQLDVGDFVGLKGGLFQTKTGEWTLAAQEMKLLCKATRPLPEKFHGLKDPEKRYRKRYVDLIMNTDVREIFIKRSKIVQAVRNFLLKQDYLEVETPMMQPIPGGAEAEPFVTHHNALGMDLFLRIAPELYLKRLVVGGFERVFEINRNFRNEGVSTQHNPEFTMVEFYQAYATYNDLMDLTEDMFRYVSKEVTGSTIITYQENTIDFGTKWERMTLAQSLEKLGGLDPALLDDKEKLLDFASKKGIKITKTGRVGKIITKLFDVLVEPQLIQPTFITGYPVEVSPLSRRSDEHPDLTERFELFIAGREIANGFSELNDPEDQKSRFLQQVEDRDAGDKEAHFMDADYIEALEYGMPPTAGEGIGIDRLAMLLTDAASIREVILFPHMKNKQ from the coding sequence ATGGAAAAAACAAAAGATGTAATTGAACAGCGAAGAGAGAAGATATCAGAGCTTAAAGATAAAAATATAAATCTTTTTCCCAATGGTTTTATTGTTTCCCATACTGTTAAGGATATCCAGGCAGCGATTGAAACTAATTGCGATTCCCTGACAGATGAATCTCCGGTTTTTGTGGTTTCAGGCCGTATGATGGCAATAAACCGGTTTGGAAAATCCTCTTTTATACGATTCAGGGACAGAACCGGCCAGCTTCAGGCATATATCCGTAAAGACAAGGTTGGAGATGATGCTTATGCCTTGTTTAAACAGCTTGATGTAGGAGATTTTGTGGGACTTAAAGGCGGCTTGTTTCAGACAAAGACCGGGGAATGGACCCTTGCTGCCCAGGAAATGAAACTGCTTTGCAAGGCAACCCGTCCTTTGCCTGAAAAATTTCACGGACTTAAAGACCCTGAAAAACGCTATCGCAAACGCTATGTTGACCTGATTATGAATACTGATGTCAGGGAAATATTTATAAAACGCAGCAAGATTGTTCAGGCTGTAAGGAATTTTCTGCTGAAACAGGATTATCTGGAAGTTGAAACTCCAATGATGCAGCCAATTCCAGGGGGAGCAGAAGCAGAGCCTTTTGTAACCCATCACAATGCTCTGGGTATGGATCTTTTTTTGAGGATTGCCCCTGAATTATATCTGAAACGTCTTGTGGTAGGCGGTTTTGAACGTGTATTTGAAATCAACCGCAATTTCAGGAATGAAGGTGTTTCCACCCAGCATAACCCTGAATTTACAATGGTGGAGTTTTACCAGGCATATGCAACATATAATGACCTCATGGATTTAACCGAAGACATGTTCCGGTATGTTTCCAAAGAAGTTACAGGGTCAACAATAATAACCTACCAGGAAAATACAATTGATTTTGGCACCAAATGGGAGAGAATGACCCTTGCCCAGTCCCTTGAAAAACTTGGAGGCCTTGATCCAGCCCTGCTTGATGATAAAGAAAAGCTGCTTGATTTTGCATCTAAAAAAGGTATTAAAATAACAAAAACAGGCCGGGTTGGAAAGATTATTACCAAATTGTTTGATGTCCTGGTTGAACCCCAGTTAATACAGCCTACCTTTATTACTGGTTATCCTGTTGAGGTTTCTCCGCTTTCAAGAAGAAGTGATGAACATCCTGATTTAACTGAGCGCTTTGAATTATTTATTGCAGGCCGTGAAATTGCCAATGGTTTTTCAGAGCTGAATGATCCTGAAGATCAGAAATCCAGGTTTTTACAGCAGGTTGAAGACCGTGATGCAGGAGATAAGGAAGCCCATTTTATGGATGCTGATTATATAGAAGCCCTGGAATACGGCATGCCTCCAACTGCTGGAGAAGGCATAGGCATAGACCGTCTTGCAATGCTGCTGACAGATGCTGCATCTATCAGAGAAGTAATCCTGTTTCCCCATATGAAAAATAAACAGTGA